The following are from one region of the Stigmatella ashevillena genome:
- the mltG gene encoding endolytic transglycosylase MltG, protein MKKLLIVVLGLIVLGAVALTGAYLWAEKGTQTPKLASDAPEVVFVVKKGMTARTLGPELQAQGFIDDPRLWRYHLWRRGGLALKAGRFKLRASMPIVEIARVLEGSPLPEDIPFVMIEGWRLRDTDEALTAKGLIKAGEYVAAASRPSRFTASFPLPSRSLEGYLYPETYGVVPEGFNVHDFIQRQLNTFGLRFYDIHKSEIDQGKRSLNDIVVMASMLEREEPLPEQRPLVAGILWKRIDKGFPLGVDATSRYELVEWNERKEFLKKLRDNTDPWNTRTRPGLPPGPIGAPTVDSLLSALRPQASEYWYYLHDAQRKLRPSRNAQEHEELRAKYNVY, encoded by the coding sequence ATGAAGAAGCTCCTCATCGTGGTTCTCGGCCTCATTGTCCTGGGGGCTGTCGCCCTCACGGGGGCGTACCTGTGGGCGGAGAAAGGGACGCAGACGCCGAAGCTCGCCAGCGACGCGCCAGAGGTCGTCTTCGTGGTGAAAAAAGGGATGACGGCCCGGACGCTCGGTCCCGAACTCCAGGCGCAGGGCTTCATCGATGACCCGCGGCTGTGGCGCTACCACCTCTGGAGGCGGGGGGGGCTGGCGCTGAAGGCGGGACGCTTCAAGCTCCGCGCCTCCATGCCCATCGTGGAGATCGCCCGTGTCCTGGAGGGCTCCCCTCTTCCCGAGGACATCCCGTTCGTCATGATCGAAGGGTGGCGGCTCCGGGATACCGATGAGGCCCTCACCGCCAAGGGGCTCATCAAGGCCGGCGAGTATGTCGCCGCGGCGAGCCGCCCCTCCCGGTTCACGGCCTCGTTCCCCCTGCCCTCGCGCAGCCTGGAGGGCTACCTCTACCCGGAGACCTATGGGGTGGTGCCCGAGGGGTTCAACGTGCACGACTTCATCCAGCGGCAGCTCAACACCTTCGGGCTGCGCTTCTACGACATCCACAAGAGCGAGATCGACCAGGGCAAGCGCAGCCTGAACGACATCGTCGTGATGGCCTCCATGCTGGAGCGGGAGGAGCCCCTGCCGGAGCAGCGGCCCCTCGTCGCGGGGATCCTCTGGAAGCGGATCGACAAGGGCTTTCCCCTCGGCGTCGATGCCACGAGCCGCTACGAGCTCGTGGAGTGGAACGAGCGCAAGGAGTTCCTGAAGAAGCTGCGCGACAACACGGACCCTTGGAACACCCGCACCCGTCCTGGGTTGCCGCCGGGTCCCATCGGTGCTCCCACCGTGGACTCCCTCCTCTCGGCGCTCCGTCCCCAGGCCAGCGAGTACTGGTACTACCTGCACGATGCGCAGCGGAAGCTCCGCCCCTCGCGCAATGCCCAGGAGCACGAGGAGCTGCGGGCCAAGTACAACGTGTATTAG
- a CDS encoding response regulator, whose translation MSHIDFETLFNLSPNPYMLLDRELRYVAANEAYLRITASRREELIGRNLFAAFPHDPDDLENSSARQLRESFVRVLTQRVPDTLALIPYRVPKEIDGKTVIEDRYWSATHIPLLDARGTVTHILQHTVDVTELQHLKQSVKDSEKALAVRPPPEQMEAGVLHRAQVVQEANRLLDAERRHLLRLFEQAPSFMAFLRGRHHVFEMANATYLQLVGHREIIGKSVRDILTELEGQGYFELLDRVFSTGEPFVGRGMELLLQRHPNAPPEQVCLDFVYQPIVDSHGAISGIFVQGHDITEQKRAQDELRKYREHLEELVRERTRALEESEAEQRKTEAALRQAQKMEAVGKLTGGVAHDFNNLLQVISGNLQLLHRDVAGSERAQRRVETAIGAVDRGARLASQLLAFARRQPLEPKVLNLGRLVRGMDELLRRALGENIQLETVIGGGLWNTLVDPNQLENVILNLAINARDAMDGEGKLTIEAGNAMLDDHYALLHPEVVPGQYVLLAVSDTGCGMTPEILERAFEPFFTTKTEGRGTGLGLSMVYGFVKQTEGHIKIYSEIGHGTTLRIYLPRTFQSEVSLPEIVTGPVEGGSETILVVEDDAEVRATVVEILTELGYRVLKANDGQTALAVLQSGVPIDLVFTDVVMPGPVRSPELARQAKALFPHIQVLFTSGYTENAIVHGGRLDPGVSLLSKPYRREDLARKLRQMFRSPPLTAGGTSLPAAKVSRHVLLVEDDEAIRTSALELLDVLGHRVLAVASAEEAREALATDRFDILFTDVSLPGQSGVELAREAVLRHPRLQVIIASGYGVTLTPGEGALMGSAVLLPKPYDLAGIGRALAQLAGGTPPAGS comes from the coding sequence ATGTCCCACATCGATTTCGAGACGCTCTTCAACCTCTCCCCCAATCCGTACATGTTGCTGGATCGCGAGTTGCGGTACGTCGCGGCCAATGAAGCCTATCTGCGGATCACCGCGAGCCGGCGCGAGGAGCTCATCGGCCGCAACTTATTCGCTGCCTTTCCCCATGATCCGGATGATCTCGAGAACAGCAGCGCGCGCCAGCTCAGGGAGTCATTTGTCCGGGTCTTGACCCAGCGCGTCCCGGACACGCTGGCGCTGATCCCCTACCGGGTCCCCAAGGAGATCGACGGAAAGACGGTCATCGAGGATCGCTACTGGAGTGCGACCCACATCCCCTTGCTCGACGCGAGGGGAACGGTGACCCACATCCTCCAGCACACCGTGGACGTGACCGAGCTCCAGCACCTCAAGCAGTCCGTGAAGGACTCCGAGAAGGCGCTCGCGGTGAGGCCTCCCCCGGAGCAGATGGAGGCCGGTGTCCTCCACCGCGCGCAGGTGGTTCAAGAGGCCAACCGGCTGCTGGACGCGGAGCGCCGTCACCTCCTGCGGCTGTTCGAGCAGGCCCCCAGCTTCATGGCCTTTCTGCGAGGGCGCCACCATGTGTTCGAGATGGCGAACGCCACCTATTTGCAGTTGGTGGGCCACCGCGAAATCATTGGTAAGAGCGTCCGGGACATCCTCACCGAACTCGAGGGGCAGGGTTACTTCGAGCTGCTCGACCGGGTGTTCTCCACGGGAGAACCCTTCGTCGGCCGGGGCATGGAGCTGCTCTTGCAGCGGCATCCCAACGCTCCGCCAGAGCAGGTGTGCCTCGATTTCGTGTACCAGCCGATCGTCGACTCCCATGGGGCGATCTCGGGGATCTTCGTCCAGGGCCACGACATCACCGAGCAGAAGCGCGCCCAGGATGAGCTGCGCAAGTACCGGGAGCACCTCGAGGAGCTGGTCCGGGAGCGCACCCGCGCGCTCGAAGAGAGCGAGGCGGAACAGCGGAAGACCGAGGCCGCGCTGCGGCAGGCCCAGAAGATGGAAGCGGTCGGCAAGCTCACGGGCGGGGTGGCACACGACTTCAACAACCTGCTCCAGGTCATCAGCGGCAACCTCCAACTCCTGCACCGGGATGTGGCCGGGAGTGAGCGGGCGCAGCGCCGCGTGGAGACCGCCATTGGCGCCGTTGACCGGGGAGCCCGGCTGGCCTCCCAGTTGCTCGCCTTCGCGCGGCGGCAGCCGCTCGAACCCAAGGTCCTCAACCTGGGCCGGCTGGTGCGCGGCATGGACGAACTGCTGCGGCGCGCGCTGGGCGAGAACATCCAGCTCGAGACGGTCATCGGCGGTGGGCTCTGGAACACCCTGGTGGATCCCAACCAGCTCGAGAACGTCATCCTGAACCTGGCGATCAACGCCCGAGATGCCATGGACGGGGAGGGCAAGCTCACCATCGAGGCGGGCAACGCCATGTTGGATGATCACTACGCCCTGCTGCATCCAGAAGTGGTGCCCGGCCAGTACGTTCTGTTGGCCGTCTCCGATACGGGCTGTGGCATGACCCCCGAAATCCTGGAGCGTGCCTTCGAACCGTTCTTCACCACCAAGACCGAGGGACGCGGGACGGGCCTCGGGCTGAGCATGGTGTATGGCTTCGTCAAGCAGACCGAGGGCCACATCAAGATCTACAGCGAGATCGGCCACGGAACGACCCTCCGGATCTACCTGCCACGCACGTTCCAGTCAGAGGTGAGCCTCCCCGAGATCGTCACGGGCCCCGTCGAAGGGGGCTCCGAGACCATCCTGGTGGTCGAGGACGATGCCGAGGTGCGCGCCACCGTGGTGGAGATTCTGACCGAGCTGGGCTACCGCGTGCTCAAGGCCAACGACGGCCAGACCGCGCTGGCGGTCCTCCAGAGTGGGGTACCCATCGATCTGGTGTTCACCGACGTGGTCATGCCCGGCCCGGTCCGCAGCCCCGAGCTGGCCCGGCAGGCCAAGGCGCTCTTCCCGCACATCCAGGTCTTGTTCACCTCGGGCTACACGGAGAACGCCATCGTCCATGGAGGACGGCTCGATCCCGGCGTCAGCCTGCTGAGCAAGCCCTACCGGCGGGAGGACTTGGCCCGGAAGCTGCGCCAGATGTTCCGTTCTCCACCCCTGACGGCAGGGGGGACCTCCCTCCCCGCGGCGAAAGTGTCCCGGCATGTGCTCCTCGTGGAGGATGACGAGGCCATCCGGACGTCCGCGTTGGAGCTGCTGGATGTCCTGGGGCACCGGGTGCTGGCCGTGGCGAGCGCGGAAGAAGCCCGCGAGGCCCTGGCCACGGACCGCTTCGACATCCTGTTCACGGACGTGAGCCTGCCGGGCCAGTCGGGCGTGGAGTTGGCCCGCGAGGCGGTCCTCCGGCACCCCCGCTTGCAGGTCATCATTGCCTCGGGCTACGGCGTGACCCTGACCCCGGGGGAAGGGGCCCTGATGGGGAGCGCCGTGCTGCTTCCAAAGCCCTATGATCTGGCCGGCATCGGCCGGGCCCTGGCACAGCTCGCCGGAGGAACGCCTCCGGCGGGGAGCTAG
- a CDS encoding class I SAM-dependent methyltransferase gives MTCSAAVSPGGTFLYLTLLALLLGGMLSIVFFTLRTGISPMPTSARVRRELLKLLPPDLEGTVLELGSGWGTLAFALADACPRAQVVGFELSPLPYAFGWLRQRLAPRRNLRFVRRDFSQVSFAGASLAVCYLFPEAMRRLAPKLAAELPPGAFILSHTFALRGWTPYRTAVAADLYRTPIYLYAAPGNAPRKIVQSVQD, from the coding sequence TTGACATGCTCCGCCGCCGTGAGCCCGGGCGGCACCTTTCTCTACCTGACGCTGTTGGCCCTCCTCTTGGGGGGCATGCTGTCCATTGTCTTCTTTACGCTGCGGACGGGCATCTCCCCCATGCCGACTTCCGCCAGGGTCCGGAGGGAGCTGCTGAAGCTCCTCCCTCCGGACCTGGAGGGGACGGTGCTGGAGCTTGGCTCCGGCTGGGGAACGCTGGCCTTCGCGTTGGCGGATGCGTGCCCACGGGCCCAGGTGGTGGGCTTCGAGCTGTCCCCCCTTCCGTACGCGTTTGGCTGGTTGCGCCAGCGGCTGGCTCCCCGGCGCAACCTCCGGTTCGTGCGCCGGGACTTCTCCCAGGTCTCGTTCGCGGGGGCTTCGCTGGCCGTCTGTTACCTTTTCCCCGAGGCCATGCGGCGCCTGGCTCCCAAGCTGGCGGCGGAGCTTCCCCCGGGCGCCTTCATCCTGAGCCATACCTTCGCGCTGCGAGGATGGACGCCGTATCGCACCGCCGTGGCAGCGGATCTCTACCGCACCCCGATCTACCTCTACGCCGCCCCGGGGAACGCACCCCGGAAAATTGTTCAGTCCGTCCAGGACTGA
- a CDS encoding serpin family protein produces the protein MTSSRRWLVPLFTAAMALAHCSEAENPEEGRPASESPGETDSLGEYVSSGKERVTTPDVPAQDIAELVTGNTDFGASLYRKIAKPGENLFFSPFSITQALSMVYTGARGNTEAEMAETLHVSLPQARLHPASNALNLKLQAQADATVGGQGTPTFLRLVNATWSQKGFSFVPAFLDVLALYYGNGMRVVDFTTQASAIRDAINEWVKNQTEGRIKDLLPVGSVESSTRLLLVNALYFKGAWASPFIPTATRAAPFTLLDGSTQQVQMMNRSGGVDYMQGEGFEAVGLPYIKNTYRMLLIVPQQGRFAEIESRLSAAFLSEVRGALVNRYVALGFPRFQVEKDFSLAATLKALGMTDAFSDRADFSGLTTQEALAIARVEHKAFVAVDEKGTEAAAATAVIVGPPSVPEPLTVNRPFLFLIEDAETKTVLFLGRYVKP, from the coding sequence ATGACTTCATCCCGAAGGTGGCTCGTCCCCCTGTTCACCGCCGCCATGGCACTCGCGCACTGCTCTGAGGCCGAGAATCCAGAGGAGGGGAGGCCAGCGTCCGAATCTCCAGGCGAGACAGACTCGCTGGGTGAGTATGTCTCCTCGGGCAAGGAGCGGGTGACCACCCCCGATGTGCCTGCCCAGGACATCGCCGAGCTCGTCACCGGGAACACCGACTTTGGCGCGTCCCTGTACCGGAAGATTGCCAAACCCGGAGAGAACCTCTTCTTCTCGCCGTTCAGCATCACCCAGGCATTGTCCATGGTGTACACGGGCGCCCGTGGCAACACCGAGGCCGAGATGGCCGAGACCCTTCACGTCTCGCTGCCCCAGGCACGGCTTCACCCTGCCTCCAATGCGCTGAACCTGAAGCTTCAGGCCCAGGCGGACGCGACGGTGGGAGGACAGGGCACGCCGACCTTTCTGCGCCTGGTGAACGCCACCTGGAGCCAGAAGGGCTTCTCCTTCGTGCCCGCGTTCCTCGATGTGCTGGCGCTCTATTATGGCAATGGCATGCGCGTGGTGGACTTCACCACCCAGGCCTCGGCCATCCGCGACGCCATCAACGAGTGGGTGAAGAACCAGACGGAAGGCCGCATCAAGGATCTGCTTCCGGTGGGCTCGGTGGAGAGCAGCACGCGTCTTCTGCTGGTCAACGCGCTCTATTTCAAGGGCGCGTGGGCCTCACCGTTCATTCCTACGGCGACCCGTGCCGCCCCGTTCACCTTGCTGGATGGAAGCACGCAGCAGGTTCAGATGATGAACCGCAGTGGCGGGGTCGACTACATGCAGGGAGAGGGCTTCGAGGCAGTGGGCCTGCCCTACATAAAGAACACCTACCGCATGCTGCTCATCGTTCCCCAGCAAGGGCGGTTCGCGGAGATCGAATCCCGGCTCTCGGCGGCCTTCCTGTCCGAGGTCCGGGGCGCCCTGGTGAACCGCTACGTGGCCCTCGGCTTTCCTCGCTTCCAGGTGGAGAAGGATTTCTCCCTGGCCGCTACGCTTAAGGCGCTGGGGATGACCGATGCGTTCTCGGACAGGGCCGATTTCTCGGGCCTGACCACCCAGGAGGCCCTGGCCATCGCGCGCGTGGAGCACAAGGCCTTCGTCGCCGTGGATGAGAAGGGCACCGAAGCAGCGGCGGCCACGGCGGTCATCGTGGGGCCCCCGTCCGTGCCCGAGCCACTCACCGTGAACCGGCCCTTTCTCTTCCTCATCGAGGATGCGGAAACGAAGACCGTGCTCTTCCTCGGCCGATACGTGAAGCCGTAG
- a CDS encoding ELWxxDGT repeat protein produces MMNGSPRWGWVYVALALGAGCGPMEPEHEARRLAPQPSQAEGFLASPSGWWAFQVQDINGTHFVEGPPVEAGPTWSTTVGKTVFFVSTDARTGTELWKSDGTLSGTVRVKDLFPGPGSSNPHNLLAAGETLFFTARGATTTGTELWKSDGTEAGTVMVRDIAPGAGDSEPRFLQPFAGGILFQASDGKTGYELWKSNGTAEGTQLIRELIPGERGLPLSNPRVIGKVLYFGATGANGATELWKSDGTSSGTMRVKELHLSLESSFIPAEAETFYFQASDGEHGDELWKSDGTEAGTVMVKDIHPGAGSSNIREMLWVNGQLFLRAEDGGSGAELWKSDGTAAGTVRVKDIFPGPSDSLPMGFRALNGQLVFKAADAAGGTVLWKSDGTEAGTVKVRADLPAPLDSGADHRVINGTLFFRAADQQLWKSDGTAAGTVRVKDILPGTEGPAPSGFTEVNGAVLFTVNAGTEARQLQLWKSDGTEAGTALVRDFASPPESPSNPRHLTEVNGTLFFQADDGVTGAELWKSNARFRGTSRVKDLAPGEASGTPEALTAFQGQLYFSASDGKQAGLWRSDGTETGTVRVKDTQVFLDPRGRTSMVARGSELFFFGNRAGEPLGLWKSDGTESGTVQVKAFGLDPGSVQPAGLTVVADRVFFSVWESSTVGRELWKSDGTEAGTVRVKDIAEGAQSADPTSLMGVGNTLFFVATDARGDQELWKSDGTTAGTVRVKDIAPGAASAYPSQLVGVGNTLFFAANDGNGLALWRSDGTEQGTVEVKDLFVGSGEAVLSELTVVGSTLFFAGSNGLNGIELWKSNGTSSGTLRVKDISPGPGDSLPQELRAVGGRLYFAASDGESSLEPWTSDGSEGGTFRVVDLAPGNNSSEPRSFTGAGNFVFFVAQVGSTGAELWAIGDNGFRDVEPPKLVCPAETVLEVPEGTSSPATYGAAQAEDAFSDVVLTYSKDSGASFDVGSTPVSVTAEDASGNKSTCTFFVTVKVKDNTVPLPDPDPKPEKSGCAASPGSLLGWAVMALLPMVRRRRSNR; encoded by the coding sequence ATGATGAATGGAAGCCCCCGATGGGGATGGGTGTATGTCGCACTGGCGCTGGGGGCAGGCTGTGGTCCGATGGAACCGGAGCACGAAGCCCGGCGCCTGGCTCCCCAGCCCTCCCAGGCGGAGGGATTCCTGGCGAGCCCTTCGGGGTGGTGGGCCTTCCAGGTGCAGGACATCAACGGAACGCACTTCGTGGAGGGGCCTCCGGTCGAGGCGGGACCGACCTGGAGCACCACGGTGGGCAAGACGGTCTTCTTCGTCTCCACGGATGCCCGGACGGGCACGGAGCTGTGGAAGAGCGACGGCACCCTCTCGGGCACCGTGCGGGTGAAGGACCTCTTTCCAGGTCCTGGGAGTTCCAATCCCCACAACCTGCTGGCGGCCGGAGAGACGCTCTTCTTCACCGCCCGGGGCGCGACGACCACGGGCACGGAGCTGTGGAAGAGTGATGGGACGGAAGCCGGCACGGTGATGGTCCGGGACATCGCCCCAGGAGCCGGAGACTCCGAGCCTCGCTTCCTCCAGCCCTTCGCGGGGGGAATCCTCTTCCAGGCCAGCGACGGGAAGACGGGCTACGAGCTGTGGAAGAGCAATGGGACGGCGGAAGGGACCCAGCTCATCCGGGAGCTCATTCCTGGAGAGCGCGGTCTGCCCCTCAGCAACCCGCGGGTGATCGGCAAGGTGCTCTACTTCGGTGCCACGGGCGCCAACGGCGCCACGGAGCTGTGGAAGAGCGACGGCACCTCCTCCGGGACGATGCGCGTGAAGGAGCTCCACCTGAGTCTGGAGTCCTCGTTCATCCCCGCCGAAGCAGAGACCTTCTACTTCCAGGCCTCGGATGGGGAGCATGGGGACGAGCTGTGGAAGAGTGATGGAACCGAAGCCGGCACGGTGATGGTCAAGGACATCCACCCGGGAGCCGGGAGCTCGAACATCCGCGAGATGCTCTGGGTGAACGGACAGCTCTTCCTGCGCGCCGAGGATGGCGGCTCCGGTGCCGAGCTGTGGAAGAGCGATGGGACGGCGGCCGGGACCGTGCGGGTCAAGGACATCTTCCCCGGGCCCTCGGATTCGCTGCCCATGGGGTTCCGGGCGCTGAATGGACAGCTCGTGTTCAAGGCGGCGGATGCGGCGGGCGGCACGGTGCTGTGGAAGAGCGATGGCACCGAGGCGGGCACGGTGAAGGTGCGGGCGGACCTTCCGGCGCCCTTGGACAGCGGTGCGGACCACCGCGTCATCAACGGCACGCTGTTCTTCCGCGCGGCGGACCAGCAACTGTGGAAGAGCGATGGCACGGCGGCGGGCACCGTGCGGGTGAAGGACATTCTCCCGGGCACCGAGGGGCCCGCCCCCTCGGGATTCACGGAGGTGAATGGGGCGGTCCTCTTCACGGTGAACGCCGGCACGGAGGCGCGCCAGCTCCAGCTATGGAAGAGCGATGGGACGGAAGCGGGCACGGCCTTGGTGAGGGACTTCGCCTCCCCGCCGGAGAGCCCTTCGAATCCCCGCCATTTGACGGAAGTGAATGGAACGCTCTTCTTCCAGGCGGATGATGGCGTCACGGGAGCGGAGCTCTGGAAGAGCAACGCGCGCTTTCGAGGCACGTCCCGGGTGAAGGACCTGGCCCCGGGAGAGGCGAGTGGCACTCCAGAGGCACTGACGGCCTTCCAGGGGCAGCTCTACTTCAGCGCCTCCGATGGAAAGCAGGCGGGCCTGTGGCGAAGCGATGGCACCGAAACCGGCACGGTGCGGGTGAAGGACACGCAAGTGTTCTTGGATCCCCGGGGCCGTACGTCCATGGTGGCGCGGGGCAGCGAGCTGTTCTTCTTTGGCAACCGGGCGGGAGAGCCGCTGGGCCTCTGGAAGAGCGACGGAACGGAATCCGGGACGGTGCAGGTCAAGGCATTCGGTCTGGATCCGGGCAGTGTCCAGCCCGCGGGGCTCACGGTGGTGGCAGACCGCGTCTTCTTCTCCGTGTGGGAGTCCAGCACCGTGGGGCGTGAGCTGTGGAAGAGCGACGGGACGGAAGCGGGCACCGTTCGCGTCAAGGACATCGCCGAAGGCGCTCAGAGCGCTGATCCCACGTCCTTGATGGGCGTGGGCAACACGCTGTTCTTCGTCGCCACGGATGCGCGAGGCGATCAGGAGCTGTGGAAGAGCGATGGGACGACGGCGGGCACCGTTCGCGTCAAGGACATCGCGCCTGGGGCGGCGAGTGCCTATCCCTCTCAGCTCGTTGGAGTGGGAAACACGCTCTTTTTCGCCGCGAACGACGGAAACGGTCTGGCGCTCTGGCGAAGCGATGGAACGGAGCAGGGCACGGTGGAGGTGAAGGATCTCTTCGTGGGCTCCGGAGAGGCCGTGCTCAGCGAGCTGACCGTGGTGGGCTCCACGCTCTTCTTCGCGGGCTCGAACGGCCTCAATGGCATCGAGCTGTGGAAGAGCAATGGAACGAGCTCGGGGACGCTGCGGGTGAAGGACATCTCCCCAGGCCCTGGAGACTCCCTCCCCCAGGAGCTGCGCGCGGTGGGGGGAAGGCTCTACTTCGCCGCATCGGACGGGGAAAGCTCACTCGAGCCCTGGACCAGCGATGGGTCGGAAGGGGGAACCTTCCGCGTGGTGGACCTGGCCCCGGGCAACAACAGCTCCGAGCCCCGAAGCTTCACCGGTGCTGGGAACTTCGTGTTCTTCGTGGCCCAGGTGGGCTCGACGGGCGCGGAGCTCTGGGCCATCGGGGACAATGGCTTCCGGGACGTCGAGCCCCCCAAGCTGGTCTGCCCCGCGGAGACGGTGTTGGAGGTGCCCGAAGGCACCTCGAGCCCGGCGACTTACGGCGCGGCCCAGGCCGAGGATGCGTTCTCGGACGTGGTGCTCACCTACAGCAAGGACTCGGGGGCTTCCTTTGACGTGGGCTCGACGCCAGTGAGCGTGACCGCCGAGGACGCCTCGGGCAACAAGTCCACCTGCACGTTCTTTGTCACGGTGAAGGTGAAGGACAACACGGTGCCTCTGCCGGATCCCGATCCGAAGCCGGAGAAGTCTGGCTGTGCGGCCTCTCCTGGCAGCCTCCTGGGATGGGCCGTGATGGCCCTGCTGCCCATGGTGCGCCGGCGCCGCTCGAATCGGTGA
- a CDS encoding FHA domain-containing protein, whose translation MDAVTLGAVLNEDVLFLEVLEGDAVQSRHRLERFPVTVGRGYTNDVILDDPKVSTKHLRIERTESGGFLVRDVGSRNGTFRLEPWAPLAELMLTPGARVAVGDTVLRFRGQNHAVETTWVSEAPVVPRRRFFEQPPLFMAALVSALVASALSEYLTSYDKTDWGELVYAVLLPATLSLFWAGAWSIASRIARRQFYFRAHGAIGSLTLLGFVCTPGILTVLGFSLSLGGSIQWLSLLGYSVLLTWCLFWHLRYVTRWDSRRLGAGVGVVVLGFGTLVQAQELLGNEGFSTALDFPRTLLPSSLRLVPASTLEEFFQETADIQEQVDTLAKEE comes from the coding sequence GTGGATGCGGTGACCTTAGGAGCAGTCCTGAACGAAGACGTGCTCTTCCTGGAGGTCTTGGAGGGGGACGCCGTCCAATCGCGCCACCGCTTGGAGCGCTTTCCCGTCACGGTGGGGCGGGGCTACACCAATGACGTCATCCTCGATGATCCCAAGGTCTCCACGAAACACCTGCGCATCGAGCGCACCGAGAGCGGCGGGTTCCTGGTACGGGATGTGGGCAGCCGCAATGGGACCTTCCGGCTGGAGCCCTGGGCGCCGCTGGCCGAGCTGATGCTCACCCCCGGCGCCCGCGTGGCGGTGGGGGACACGGTGCTGCGGTTCAGGGGCCAGAACCACGCGGTGGAGACCACCTGGGTGTCCGAGGCGCCCGTGGTTCCGCGCCGACGCTTCTTCGAGCAACCCCCGCTCTTCATGGCGGCGCTCGTGTCGGCGCTGGTGGCGTCGGCGCTGTCCGAATACCTGACGAGCTACGACAAGACGGACTGGGGCGAGCTGGTGTACGCCGTGCTCCTTCCCGCGACGCTCTCCCTCTTCTGGGCGGGGGCCTGGTCCATCGCGAGCCGGATCGCCCGCCGACAATTCTACTTCCGGGCCCACGGCGCGATCGGCAGCCTGACGTTGCTGGGATTCGTCTGTACGCCGGGAATCCTCACTGTGCTGGGATTCAGTCTCTCTCTGGGCGGGAGCATCCAGTGGTTGAGCTTGCTCGGCTACTCGGTGTTGCTGACATGGTGTCTGTTCTGGCACCTGCGGTATGTGACGCGCTGGGATTCACGGCGGTTGGGTGCGGGGGTGGGCGTCGTCGTGCTGGGCTTTGGTACGCTCGTCCAAGCGCAGGAGCTGCTGGGCAACGAGGGGTTCAGCACCGCGCTGGATTTCCCTCGCACCTTGTTGCCGTCATCGCTGCGGCTGGTGCCTGCCTCGACCCTGGAGGAGTTCTTCCAGGAGACGGCCGACATCCAGGAGCAGGTGGATACGCTGGCGAAGGAAGAGTGA
- a CDS encoding S1 family peptidase: protein MLALLVLATLAQVPVPIPPREPDSSVLPEQTLEPSPGAGDSQEPVPPLPVASLPPATHELFERIKRRVAQVRIIERRSGTKSSIGSAFFVSAEGHAITNYHVVSDLVFHPEDYTAELVRDGQQAVPVRLIDVDVVHDLAVVRFEQRMADFFALEERPPPQGTRLFAMGNPRDLGTTIVEGTYNGLVQDALYDRVHFSGAINPGMSGGPTLTGEGRVVGVNVATMGNQVGFLVPVEHARALLTRARERLAEGPSQEALFDSVRTQIFEHQQRVTDHLMATPLPPQTLGAYQVPGRWLPFLKCWGDTPHDAERPYSVTNYQCSSEEDLFLTSAHRTGVVSYVHQYVSSTKLSILRFATLYEEIFSSDPMLVEATRDDVTNFRCRSEFVDSGGLTLRAALCLRAYKKFPGIYDLVLRAAALPSGTQGVDTSLTLAGFSPENAQRLARRYLEGMSWMR from the coding sequence ATGCTCGCCCTTCTCGTCCTCGCCACGCTTGCCCAGGTGCCGGTGCCCATTCCCCCCCGTGAGCCGGATTCCTCGGTCCTTCCGGAGCAGACGCTGGAGCCCTCACCAGGGGCAGGAGATTCCCAGGAGCCCGTGCCCCCGCTGCCGGTGGCCTCGCTTCCTCCCGCAACGCATGAGCTGTTCGAGCGCATCAAGCGCCGGGTGGCCCAGGTGCGCATCATCGAGCGCCGCTCGGGCACCAAGTCCTCCATCGGCTCCGCCTTCTTCGTGAGCGCCGAGGGGCATGCCATCACCAACTACCATGTCGTCTCGGACCTCGTGTTCCACCCGGAGGACTACACCGCCGAGCTGGTCCGGGATGGGCAGCAGGCCGTCCCGGTGCGGCTGATCGACGTGGATGTGGTGCATGACCTGGCGGTGGTCCGGTTCGAGCAGCGGATGGCGGATTTCTTCGCCCTGGAAGAGCGCCCTCCGCCGCAAGGCACGCGCCTGTTCGCCATGGGCAATCCGCGAGACCTGGGGACCACCATTGTCGAGGGGACCTACAACGGCCTCGTTCAGGACGCCCTCTATGATCGTGTCCACTTCAGCGGGGCCATCAATCCGGGCATGAGCGGTGGGCCCACCCTCACGGGAGAAGGCCGCGTGGTGGGCGTCAACGTGGCCACCATGGGCAACCAGGTGGGCTTCCTGGTCCCGGTGGAGCATGCCCGGGCACTTCTGACACGCGCCCGCGAGCGTTTAGCGGAGGGCCCCTCCCAGGAGGCCCTGTTCGACTCGGTCCGCACCCAGATCTTCGAGCACCAGCAACGTGTCACCGATCACCTGATGGCCACCCCCCTGCCTCCCCAGACCCTCGGGGCCTACCAGGTCCCTGGCCGGTGGTTGCCCTTTCTCAAGTGCTGGGGCGATACCCCCCACGACGCCGAGCGGCCCTACTCGGTGACGAACTACCAGTGTTCCTCCGAGGAAGATCTGTTCCTGACCTCCGCGCACCGCACCGGAGTGGTCTCCTATGTCCACCAATACGTCTCCTCGACGAAGCTGAGCATCCTGCGCTTCGCGACCCTCTATGAAGAGATCTTCTCCTCGGATCCGATGCTCGTGGAGGCCACGCGCGACGACGTGACGAACTTCCGGTGCCGCTCGGAGTTCGTGGATTCGGGAGGGCTGACCCTGCGGGCTGCGCTGTGCCTGCGGGCCTACAAGAAGTTCCCCGGCATCTATGATCTGGTGCTCCGGGCCGCGGCGCTCCCCTCGGGCACCCAAGGGGTGGACACCAGCCTGACCCTGGCCGGCTTCTCGCCGGAGAACGCCCAACGGCTCGCCCGCCGCTACCTGGAGGGAATGTCGTGGATGCGGTGA